A region of the Candidatus Peregrinibacteria bacterium genome:
TCACTTGTAAATACCTTCCTTACGGTACTTCCTTTTTTGGAGACGATCCTCGCTCTGCTTCTTATTACAGGATTCTTGAGGAGATGGGCACTTCTCGGAACTGGACTCCTCCTTATCGTTTTCATTTTTGGGCTTACCGTGAATGGAAACCCGGACGCATCACTTTTTGTGTATCTTTTTGTCGTGGCTTTTGCTCTGAGTCTACCGGGAGGATTTTGCTCCTCCTGCCGAAGCGATAATGTCTGCTACGAGGAAGAGGAAAAATGCTGTGAAGATAATGAAAGGTGCTGCGAAAAAAAGAAAAAATAAGAATTCCTGTTTTCTTGACTCTCACAAAAAAGTTTACTACACTCCACCTACGCTTTTTGGCTCTTTTTGGTGACCCAGAAAAAACTTCTTCGTAAGAACTCAAGAATTACTGCGCCTGAAGTGCGTGTTATCGATAAAGATAATAATCAGCTTGGGGTGATGCCTACCTCTAAAGCTCTTGAGCTCGCGGTTCAGTCGGGATTCGACCTCATTGAAGTTTCCCCAAAAGCTGTCCCGCCCGTGTGCCGGATTATGGACTTTGGGCATTTTCTCTACCGCCAAAAAAAAGCAGAGAACAAGCAGAAACAACTCACAAAAGCACAAGAAACGAAGGAAATCCGATTTGGAATCCGAATTTCAGATCACGATTTTCAGGTTCGTGTCGATCGGGCTCAGGAATTCCTCGAGAAACATCATCCGGTAAAAGTCATCTTGGAATTTCGCGGACGAGAGGCGAGCCATCCTGAAATTGGCATGAAGCGTATAGAGAAGATGCAGGAAGATCT
Encoded here:
- a CDS encoding translation initiation factor IF-3, yielding MTQKKLLRKNSRITAPEVRVIDKDNNQLGVMPTSKALELAVQSGFDLIEVSPKAVPPVCRIMDFGHFLYRQKKAENKQKQLTKAQETKEIRFGIRISDHDFQVRVDRAQEFLEKHHPVKVILEFRGREASHPEIGMKRIEKMQEDLSEIAKSEGVKRQGRNIIVEFRPTGQKKG
- a CDS encoding DoxX family protein, which translates into the protein MKKFFQTKPNPESAELLLRLGIGVFVLLAGISKFQMGVSNFVKSTASGFESSFLPMSLVNTFLTVLPFLETILALLLITGFLRRWALLGTGLLLIVFIFGLTVNGNPDASLFVYLFVVAFALSLPGGFCSSCRSDNVCYEEEEKCCEDNERCCEKKKK